The Pontibacter sp. SGAir0037 DNA segment GGACAGACAGCTTATTCTGGACTACAATGACTGTTATTGGTATCGTGTTCGTGATTACGCAGATCCTGCTGTTCACGTACTCTTACAAATACCAGCACAAAGACAATAAAAGAGCTTATTACTACCCGCATAACAACAAAATAGAAATTGTCTGGACCTTGATTCCGGCAGTTGTGATGGCGATCCTGGTTTTTGCAGGATGGAGAACCTGGACAGACATCACCAAAGCTGCTCCTGAAAATTCTGTTGTCATAGAGGTAATGGGTAAGCAATTCAACTGGATGGTTCGCTATCCTGGTGAGGATGGCAAATTAGGTGTGGCTAACTACAAACTAATTGATGCTGTGAACGAAATGGGTATCGATTTCAGTGATAACAACTCAATGGACGACTTTGTGGCGAGAGAAATTCACGTTCCAAAAGGCCAGCCTATTCTATTCAAGATCAGATCAAGAGATGTAATCCACAGTGTGTTCCTGCCTCACTTCCGTGTAAAAATGGATGCGGTGCCAGGTATGCCTACGAAGTTCTGGTTTGTGCCTACGAAAACAACTGCTGAAATGCAGAATGAAACAGGAAACCCGGATTTCAAATATGAATTGGCCTGTACTGAAATTTGCGGTCAGGGGCACTTTGCCATGCGTATGATCTTAGTAGTGGATGAGCCTGAAGATTATCAGGAGTGGGTAGCTTCACAGCCAAAATTCATAGAGCAGAATCCGGATCTATTGGCTAAATTCTCAGCAGAACCTACTAAGCAGTTAGTACTGGAGAAGAAAGCAGAAACTGCTGAAGAAGTAAAAACAGAGTTGTAGCATTTAATATTTCAAATATGTCTAGTACAGATATCTCTATCAATAAAGATGTACATCATGCACACGATGAGCATGATCATCATCATGATTTGAATTTCTTTGAGAAGTACATATTTAGCCAGGACCATAAAGTAATTGGGAAGCAATTCCTGTTCATGGGTATTTTCTGGGCTTTTGTAGGTGGCTTCTTGTCAATCCTTTTCCGTTTACAATTAGGCTGGCCTGGTGCTACCTTCACATTCCTGGAGCCAATCCTGGGAGGTTGGGTGCAGAATGGTAAAATTGATA contains these protein-coding regions:
- a CDS encoding cytochrome c oxidase subunit II, giving the protein MITFAIGLSILLLIVILFLLFRIGTLASIFRGSSQRHVGTTKTSNKVNSTLFLLFLIVGGGAFFWSFADSWDTMNQPLASVHGAWTDSLFWTTMTVIGIVFVITQILLFTYSYKYQHKDNKRAYYYPHNNKIEIVWTLIPAVVMAILVFAGWRTWTDITKAAPENSVVIEVMGKQFNWMVRYPGEDGKLGVANYKLIDAVNEMGIDFSDNNSMDDFVAREIHVPKGQPILFKIRSRDVIHSVFLPHFRVKMDAVPGMPTKFWFVPTKTTAEMQNETGNPDFKYELACTEICGQGHFAMRMILVVDEPEDYQEWVASQPKFIEQNPDLLAKFSAEPTKQLVLEKKAETAEEVKTEL